One genomic region from Microcystis panniformis FACHB-1757 encodes:
- a CDS encoding NAD(P)H-quinone oxidoreductase subunit O, translating to MAATIKKGALVRVVTGNLENSLEALASDRRLPSYMFNSTAEVLDVKDDYALIKFYVPTPSVWLKLEQLEPV from the coding sequence ATGGCAGCTACAATTAAGAAAGGAGCTTTAGTCCGCGTGGTGACGGGAAACCTAGAAAATAGCCTGGAGGCACTAGCCAGCGATCGCCGTTTACCCAGTTATATGTTCAACTCGACAGCAGAAGTCTTGGATGTAAAAGATGATTACGCTTTGATTAAATTCTATGTTCCTACCCCCAGTGTGTGGCTAAAGCTCGAACAACTGGAACCCGTCTGA